In the genome of Raphanus sativus cultivar WK10039 chromosome 9, ASM80110v3, whole genome shotgun sequence, the window GTAGATTTtgattgatatattttatacatgAAATCAAGTTCAGTGTCGTTCAAACAAATTTAAGTCAAATGAATGATTAAAATCTAACAGAGATGAATATCACTACAGTTTAAATGTtatgttcaaatatttaattaaataacaaagGATTTCAAACTCTTTCAGTAAAGgaattataaattcaaaaacCTATTAACTTCATAAAGATATATCAAATGCAAATAACCAATAAcattagattttaataaatgattctAAAACAACAATTGAATAAAAGTTTTCCAGGCTTTGATGATTTGATTATAAACAAGCGGTCTATTgagtttcttgttttttctcattttaaaaGAGAATGATTTTGATATCATACGTtcaatttctttctttctcagaGATTAAAGATAGAAAACCAACAAAAGGATGAGTTTGcatcttatttttttgtttgggaaACAACTTTAAAGTTAACAAGAGGAAGAAAGGTAGGGGAGAGAATCTCTGCACATACACGTATGGAATGTAGCAACAAGTTTTTCATCActagcaaaaagaaaatattgaaaagcAGAGCCCCCCCTTCTTCACAGTTCCAGAGAATCCCTGTCCAAAAATTTCAGAGGATGAATTAGAACACAGAAGAATGAACAAAAGAATCATTGGCATGTTAGAGAATCTTAGACATTTGGGGGGTCTGTCTTTAGAgcagagaaaaaaaatccattGCTGTCAAATCATAGTGGCAAGGAAAATGAAAAAAGGAAAGAACCACACAAAATATGTAAGAGTAGTACTCAATTGCAAGTGAGAAGAACAAGAGTTAAATCATGAGAATCTTTCTGTAGTTGCTGTGACATATGCTAATgctacatatataaaatatatataatccaaCAAATCAAAGAGTGTATCTTCGTGCAGTGTCTTTAGAGCAGAAGATGTTCATACAAACAGAAAAGACGGTAGTGCGTGATGGAATATCTGAGACACAATTTACAAGCTCAAAATAAATCAAGCGTAAGACTTTCTAAGTCCTAGAAGTGTGAAAACATAaatcaaacatataaaatattatcgTCTAGTAACTATATACTCTTATCCGATTATAATCCACCAAATCAAGGAGTGTATCTTTCTGCAGAGTCTTTAAAGCAGATAACGTTCagacacagagagagagaaaaaaactgTAGTGCTTGCAGTAATTTCACACATGCTCTCACTTTATAAGTGACTGTAGCCATGATATGTGAGACAGAATTTACAAGCTCAAAAATATATCAAACATAAGAGCTTCTAAGCCTAGAAGTGTGAgagaacataaaccaaacatatcatatatagatagatagtCTAGCAAATTGAGCTGTTCCCTGTTCCAAGAGATAATGCTAGTGTGTAGTGTACTGATAGACAAATATATTAAGCTTTTTTCACAAAACTAAGTCTCTAGGCCAGTGATCAACTCGAATATGAGATCTCACACTACAATGGCTAgagttatttaattttaaagatGCTTCCAACTAGAATCGAAGCTGAGACCTCCAAGATCACTACTAGATGAATGCATCAGAAACCTAACAGCAAACAATCTCTCATTCATTCGCAAACTAAACCTAAATCGAAACAATGTAAATGTATGTAACCAACCACCAAGATATATAATCTATAAATCCAATTCAAACCAATCGAAGACCGTTAGACTAACCGGAAATCTGGAATCGGTTAACCGGAAAGCCCTAAGCATTAGCGGTTTTAGGGATCAGAGGAACGCCGTTGTTCCCTTGCACTTTACTCTGTTTCGCCTTGGCTTCTTCTTCGCGGATCTTCTGCATCGCGAGCATCCTCTCCATGACGAGCTCGTACTCGCACTTCTCGTACACGTGGCGCTCGTCCTCGCACTTCCACGGGAGGAAAAACTCGGCCTGGCGGCATTTGTTGAGCGGGATTAGGAGATGAGCGCATTGGTCTCTGTATCCGAGCGGTACTTTCGCTGCAACCATCTCTTCTTGCGTTGCGATCATCTTCTTCGATGAACCTGGGACCTCCATTCTCGTTCGCGATCTCCTCCACGTAAACTTCGATACTCCCTTTTTCTCTTGGCGTCTCCGATTTGCTTCACCTGGAGATGTCAGGTGATTCTTCGTTCCGTGTCATATTGGGCCCATGAGAATTGGGTCCTTTTGATTAATTAAGCCCAAATGTAATGGCCTTTTGCGAAATTAAGCATGGTCACTCACAGTagaaactatataaattattaaacatagtaaattaataaatttattaattttaagatCCATTGGAGTAATATATAACCCAACTcgatattataataaaataataattcaaaataaactcCTAACAAATAGTGATTCAATTATAAtcataaatcaataatatatataaaacaataaaataatatttaggtAGTTTGCATAATTTTAGTTTATCaaaatttagataattttgaatacttttatttttcaaatatattagaAGTTAGGACAACCTGTAAAACTGGAAATTGGATATGAATCAAATCAGGAAGAAACCGAATCAGACccaaaacttataaataacaGAATAGGACATACCAAAAAATTTGTTAAAGCCTAGTAATAATGCTAAAAACTAAGAAGATTATTGGTAAGTAATTGATTTATATTGCAAATGCAAGTGTAACTTTTAACTTATGAAATTTAAGGAAAAAGTACTGCAATACAGACAATTACACATGGAAAGAACCAAAAGTTTGTGTGTAATATAAAAGGCGAGAGAGAACGCATCCTCACTAGGAAGCCTTCTTCTGCTTATACTTAGCCGCAGAGAAGAAGTAAACCGCCATGTTGACAAGGCTAAGACCAGCCAAGAGCCAGAAGAAGTAATCAAGATGACCCGTATTCAGATTATCCGAGATCCAACCTTGTCCACCATTCATCGTCGTGAAGTAAGTCACAAGCGTGAGGATCAACGAACTCAAGTAGTTCCCAAGAGCATTGGTCAAAAGAGCCAAAGCACTGCACAAACTCCTCATCGCATCCGGAGACTGATCATAGAAAAACTCAAGCTGACCAATGAAGTAAAACACTTCCGCTGCACCGAGGATGAAGTACTGCGGAATCTGCCATAAGACCGATATAGGAACCGGGGCTCCGGACTCAACCAACCCGAGCTCGTTAGCTAAACGGAGCCTGATGATCTCAATGATCGCTGCAGCCGCCATGCATAGAACAGAGACGAACAGGCCTACTCCCATTCTTTGTATCTCTGTGAAACCTTTGTCTACTCCGGTGAAACGTCTAGCTAACGGGACGATGAACCTGTCGTAGAGAGGGACCCAGATGATGACGCTAGCGGTGTCGAATGTCCCTAACGCAGCTGGAGGAAGCTGGAAGGAGCCTATCTTGCAGTCCATGGCTCGGCCTTGTTGAACAAACATGGTTGACATCTGAGCGTATACAGCTGAGAAGATGATACCAGAAGCCCATATTGGGAACATACGGATCAGAATCTTGAGTTCTTCCACTTGAGTGACAGTGCATAGTCTCCACGAGTTGGAGAAGTCTCCTGATTTCGATTCTTCGTCTGAGATAACAGCAGCTTTGTCAAGATACCTGCATCATATATAGATACATGTTAAACAAAAGTGGTTCAGACCAATTAAGTGTTGCCACGTGTCTgtatgccgaaatgttaattttccaagTGACTGGGACTCGAACCCTGAACAAAGCAAAGCTATTCAATTCAAAAAAGAAGATTCATCCTTACTGGCAATCATCGGTATGTTGGATCTTTCGACTTCCAGCAATAGCAGAGTTCTTGTCCTGCGTTTCATACAGAAGCATAGCGTCTCCAGGGACTTCGAGAGTCGATTTACGGAAAGAGGTCACCACGACTTGGGAGATACGAGTTATAGGGCTGCCTCCAGGCTTCTGAAACCTGTAAAGAGGTGTGCCAAAGAAGAAACTCACAATGGCTAGACCCATGAACACGGTCGGtataccaaaccctaaaccccaccCACGGTTCTCTTGGATCCAAACCAGAAGGCTAGAGGACACCAGCGCTCCGATGTTGATGGAGAAGTAGAACCAGTTGAAGAAGGAGGCTTTTCTGACGCGTTCCCGCGAGTCAGTGTCGTCGAACTGGTCTGCACCGAAGGAGGAGACGCATGGTTTGATACCTCCGGTGCCGAGGGCGATCAGGTAAAGACCGCCGAAGAACATTGCGTACTGAGCTGGTGTTGCTGATGGACAGAAGGTGCCAATGCATTCTGCTGGCTTCAGTGCTGGAACTGAAGCTGAGAGAGTTAGTGCAGACATGCCCTAAAACAAGagcaaaaacaaaactaattcaGTAAAAACAGAGCAACCAAAACAGAGAATCAGTTGTAAAAGAGGTGGTTACGATGAAGTAAATGCCGGAGAAGCAAGCGATGGTCCAGTATCGGCCCCAGTAAGCATCGGCTAAGACAGCACCGATGAGAGGGGTGAGATAGCAAGTGCCTTGCCACGTGGTGACGTTTCTAGCAGCGGAAACGTTTCCTTGGTGTAGTTTGGTGGTGAGGTAAGTGATTAGGTTGCCAGCGATGCCATAGTAAGCTAGCCTCTCGCAGCATTCATTGCCTACACATTAAAAATGTTAGAGAGACAAAAAGAAGGATAAGCCTGCTACATACAAttgaaatgaaaacaaaatgtGGTTTTAGGTTTTTTAGGTAACCTAAAATGAAAGGGCAAGCTTTCCAGTTGCCTGTTTTAGCCTTCAGAGGTGGGTTTCCATGGAGATCCACTGAACCATCTTCGGCATACAATTTTGGTTCCTGGttcagaaaaatgaaaaaagaaaaacaaacaaacaaacatctAAATCATCATCAACCATAAGGTTTAGCAGAtagagactttttttttttaacagaatCACAGATGTTCAGTAATTCACTAAGAACAGTTATAACAGACAGTCTAGCAAAGTTGTAGAACACTGGATAAGAATATACTATATAAGTACCCAGAAAGTATTTCAACAAAAccatgaagtaaaaaaaaactggtAGAGATGGAAAGCATAAGGAACTCCATGATGATCAAACCTGTGAGATTAAACCTTGTTCGATGAGAggcgcttcttcttcttcgacgGAACCCATCGTTTTCGCACCAGAAAGATTCCTTAATCTGATGaatctctttactctctcttaTCTCTATTGGAAGGCGTGATTCATTTTTTCTAATTCTACTTTTGAAAAAATTGGTCCCGGCGACTTTTATGAAACTGGAAAATATTATATAGCAATTaatgataattaaattaataagcTAACTAGTACTAATTAAGCAATCAATGTCTTATCTTTAAAGATTACGTCTTTGTATTGTTTGACGTGAGATAGAATTATTGTTCGTTTTATCCATATCTCAACTTGTATCACTCTATCCaagaaaatattgtattttctAACCCCTGCAAATAATGTAAATTGAATATAAACGATAATAAATACTTTTTGGTGGGGATAAATTTATGTTAAATGcattatttcataaaatatttaaacaattttgtatattattttaaaaataaaataaaaatattttctttgtataatttatttattatattccacattcttaaaaatttaaacatgaATAGATAGGATGAATGGAATTCACTGTTTCACTAATAATTCAActttgatcatcatcatcattccaTTTTAAATTCCACATAATtatccattttattttattgtgttCCTTTACGAATAACCATTTACAACCAATAATTATTTAAAGGTTATCTGATTGGTGTTTGGTAATAGTTATAAAAAGGTTTATACTGTTTtctgttatttaaaattttcaaaatctaaacagatattttttttaaaaaaaattttacagTTAGAAGCTGTTAGAGGTAAAtactttataaaaaatgtatgGTCTTCATAGTTTTACATAATTTCCCATAACTTTGGTTTTTTACATGTTTCGTATTTACAAATTTCAAACAAGACCCCAAAGCAGGTTAGCAGAGACACAAAGCTAAACCTCAGGCAGCCTTTTTCTGCAAGTGCTTgacagagaagaagacaaaaacaGGAACATTCACACCACCAAAACAGACCAAAAGCCAGAAGAAGTAATCAAGATGCCCTTTATCAATATCCTCCGAAGGAATCCAACCATCTCGACCATCCCTTGTCGTCAAATACGCCACAACCGAGATGATCAACGAGCTCAGGTAACTCCCAAAGGCGGTAGAGAGAAGCGGCAAGGCACTGCACAAGCTCCTCATCGCGTCAGGAGACTGCTCGTAGTAGAACTCAAGCTGACCAATGTAGAAGAAAACCTCCGCTGTCCCCATAAGAAAGTACTGAGGGACCTGCCAGAAGATGCTCATTGCCCCAAGAAAACGCAGCCTCTCTGTCTCGACGATAGCTGCAGCTGCCATGCTCAAGACAGAGACGAGAAGCCCAAGTCCCATGCGCTGTAGATCAGTGAAGCCTTTTGCTCTGCCTGTGAACCGTCTCACGAAGGGAACGAGGAGTTGGTCGTAGATCGGGACGCATATGAGCACGCTCGCTGTGTCGAACATCCCGAGCGTAGCGGGAGGGATCTCTAACGAGCCGATGATGCGTTTCATGGACCGTCCTTGTTGCACGAAGAGGGTGTAAATCTGAGACTGGAGAGTTGTGAAGACGATGCCTGAGAGCCAGATGGGAAACATACG includes:
- the LOC108828288 gene encoding protein NRT1/ PTR FAMILY 8.3, with the protein product MGSVEEEEAPLIEQGLISQEPKLYAEDGSVDLHGNPPLKAKTGNWKACPFILGNECCERLAYYGIAGNLITYLTTKLHQGNVSAARNVTTWQGTCYLTPLIGAVLADAYWGRYWTIACFSGIYFIGMSALTLSASVPALKPAECIGTFCPSATPAQYAMFFGGLYLIALGTGGIKPCVSSFGADQFDDTDSRERVRKASFFNWFYFSINIGALVSSSLLVWIQENRGWGLGFGIPTVFMGLAIVSFFFGTPLYRFQKPGGSPITRISQVVVTSFRKSTLEVPGDAMLLYETQDKNSAIAGSRKIQHTDDCQYLDKAAVISDEESKSGDFSNSWRLCTVTQVEELKILIRMFPIWASGIIFSAVYAQMSTMFVQQGRAMDCKIGSFQLPPAALGTFDTASVIIWVPLYDRFIVPLARRFTGVDKGFTEIQRMGVGLFVSVLCMAAAAIIEIIRLRLANELGLVESGAPVPISVLWQIPQYFILGAAEVFYFIGQLEFFYDQSPDAMRSLCSALALLTNALGNYLSSLILTLVTYFTTMNGGQGWISDNLNTGHLDYFFWLLAGLSLVNMAVYFFSAAKYKQKKAS
- the LOC108824016 gene encoding NADH dehydrogenase [ubiquinone] 1 beta subcomplex subunit 7, whose amino-acid sequence is MEVPGSSKKMIATQEEMVAAKVPLGYRDQCAHLLIPLNKCRQAEFFLPWKCEDERHVYEKCEYELVMERMLAMQKIREEEAKAKQSKVQGNNGVPLIPKTANA